In Acidobacteriota bacterium, the following proteins share a genomic window:
- a CDS encoding MFS transporter, which translates to MTGAGSLRRTFFSLGISNFRLYFIGQAVSLSGTWMQMIGQSWLVLQITGSGTALGLVTALQFLPILVLGPWGGVIADRFPKRTILYYTQFAAGVLALVLGVLVETGSVRLWMVGGLAACLGLVNTVDNPTRQTFVFEMVGKEQIQNAVSLNSVLVNLARVAGPAMAGILIANVGLAFCFFVNAASYIAVLIALRMMNAGQLHPAPLVARASGQLGDALRYVRSTPVLQNALLMMAIIGTLAYEFQVVLPLFAQFTLGGGAGTYAALTAAMGVGSVIGGLYAASRQSVVPGMLVRAAFLFGIVILAAAVAPTLPFAVAALVLVGVFSINFLSLGNTILQLESAPEMRGRVMALWVVAFLGSTPIGGPIVGWIGEYVGPRWALGVGGLAALTAGTLGYWNLSGPRRFARPKA; encoded by the coding sequence ATGACTGGCGCGGGTTCACTTCGACGGACGTTCTTCTCGCTCGGCATCTCCAATTTTCGGCTGTACTTCATCGGGCAGGCGGTCTCCCTGTCCGGCACCTGGATGCAGATGATCGGCCAGTCCTGGCTGGTGCTCCAGATTACCGGGTCAGGTACCGCCCTGGGCCTGGTGACGGCGCTGCAGTTCCTGCCAATTCTCGTCCTCGGCCCGTGGGGCGGCGTGATCGCCGACCGATTCCCGAAGCGCACGATTCTATATTACACGCAGTTCGCGGCCGGCGTGCTGGCGCTGGTGCTCGGCGTGCTGGTGGAGACCGGGTCGGTGCGGCTCTGGATGGTGGGCGGCCTGGCTGCCTGCCTCGGCCTGGTCAACACGGTGGACAATCCCACTCGACAGACCTTCGTCTTCGAGATGGTCGGAAAAGAGCAGATCCAGAACGCGGTGTCGCTGAACTCTGTGCTCGTGAATCTCGCGCGGGTCGCCGGCCCCGCGATGGCCGGGATTCTCATCGCCAACGTGGGGCTCGCGTTCTGCTTCTTCGTGAATGCGGCATCGTACATCGCCGTCCTCATCGCGCTGCGAATGATGAACGCCGGGCAACTCCATCCCGCTCCCCTGGTCGCGCGCGCCAGCGGCCAGCTCGGGGACGCGCTCCGGTACGTCAGGTCCACACCGGTCCTGCAAAACGCACTGCTGATGATGGCGATCATCGGCACGCTCGCCTACGAATTCCAGGTGGTTCTCCCGCTCTTCGCGCAGTTCACGCTGGGCGGCGGCGCGGGGACGTATGCGGCCCTCACCGCGGCGATGGGCGTCGGATCGGTGATTGGAGGGCTGTACGCCGCGAGCCGCCAGAGCGTCGTGCCCGGCATGCTGGTCAGAGCGGCATTCCTGTTCGGCATCGTCATTCTCGCGGCCGCCGTCGCACCCACCCTGCCGTTTGCCGTGGCCGCCCTCGTCCTGGTCGGCGTCTTCTCGATCAACTTCCTCTCGCTCGGGAACACCATTCTCCAGCTGGAAAGCGCGCCCGAGATGAGGGGACGCGTGATGGCTCTGTGGGTGGTCGCGTTTCTCGGATCGACGCCGATCGGCGGCCCAATCGTCGGATGGATCGGCGAGTATGTGGGCCCGCGGTGGGCGTTGGGCGTCGGGGGCCTGGCGGCGTTGACGGCCGGAACGCTGGGATACTGGAATCTGAGCGGGCCGCGACGGTTCGCCCGGCCGAAGGCGTGA
- a CDS encoding SurA N-terminal domain-containing protein — MTMLDRMRRHKGWLKWSLALVCLTFVVFYVPSFLGDQGGTSPNSEVAQVDGHSISAAEFRRAYQNQVAAYRQAYGAGINEQLLKQLGFEQQVLQQLINERAMVAEAGRLGITVTDEEVGQRVVSMPEFQQNGRFVGEQAFEAALRNSRSPLSPPEFAASLKRQLLVEKLQAVVTDWVTVTDAEADAEYRRRNEKVKVQLVHVSADAFRAQATATDAEIAAAFEKNKEKYRIGERRKVKYVLIDLDAQRKAVIVPSREVERFYNNNIETYSTPEQVRASHILFKTEGKDEKAVRAAAEKVLAEAKKPNANFADLAKKYSEDEPTAKQGGDLDYFARGRMVPEFDEVAFALAPGTMSDLVKTSFGFHIIKVVDRKPATTQTLDQVRAQITEQLAMEKAQKAADTLADQVAKELKTPPDLDKVAAAHGWKVEETGFFTREEPLLRLGGSPQVSAEIFQLGPDEVSGPLRVGRGYAFAAVSGREDPKIPTLDIVKDKVRDDVIKEKAGRLASEKAATLAATLKTAADFVAAAKKAGVEAKTSDLVARGTALPDVGVNATVEKAAFAQAVGSVSDPIMTLDGTTILKVVERKDVAPGEAAGGRESIRQDLLSQRRNQFFGAYMMKARQKMKIQMNREALDRSTGG, encoded by the coding sequence ATGACGATGCTTGATCGGATGCGACGCCATAAGGGCTGGCTCAAATGGAGCCTGGCGCTGGTGTGTCTGACGTTCGTGGTGTTCTATGTCCCCAGTTTTCTGGGCGACCAGGGCGGCACGTCTCCCAACAGCGAGGTGGCGCAGGTCGATGGCCACAGCATCAGCGCCGCGGAATTCCGCCGGGCGTACCAGAACCAGGTGGCCGCGTACCGCCAGGCGTATGGCGCCGGCATCAATGAACAGTTGCTGAAGCAGCTCGGATTCGAACAGCAGGTGCTGCAACAGTTGATCAACGAGCGCGCCATGGTGGCCGAAGCCGGACGCCTCGGCATCACCGTGACCGATGAGGAAGTGGGCCAGCGCGTCGTGTCGATGCCGGAGTTCCAGCAGAACGGCAGGTTCGTCGGAGAACAGGCGTTCGAGGCGGCGCTCAGGAACTCGCGTTCGCCCCTCTCCCCGCCCGAGTTCGCGGCGAGCCTCAAGCGTCAGCTGCTCGTCGAGAAGCTGCAGGCCGTCGTCACCGACTGGGTGACCGTGACCGACGCCGAAGCCGACGCGGAGTATCGGCGCCGCAACGAGAAGGTCAAGGTGCAGCTGGTGCACGTCTCCGCCGATGCGTTCCGCGCCCAGGCGACGGCGACCGACGCCGAAATCGCGGCCGCGTTCGAGAAGAACAAGGAGAAGTACCGCATCGGCGAGCGTCGGAAGGTGAAGTACGTGCTGATCGATCTGGATGCCCAGCGTAAGGCTGTCATCGTGCCCTCGCGCGAGGTGGAGCGGTTCTACAACAACAACATCGAGACGTATTCGACGCCGGAGCAGGTGCGCGCGAGCCACATCCTCTTCAAGACCGAAGGCAAGGACGAAAAGGCCGTGCGGGCCGCGGCGGAGAAGGTGCTGGCCGAGGCGAAGAAGCCGAACGCCAACTTCGCGGACCTGGCGAAGAAGTACTCTGAGGACGAGCCGACCGCCAAACAGGGCGGCGACCTCGATTACTTCGCACGAGGCCGGATGGTGCCTGAGTTCGACGAGGTCGCCTTCGCACTCGCGCCCGGCACGATGAGCGACCTGGTCAAGACCAGCTTCGGGTTCCACATCATCAAGGTCGTCGACCGGAAACCGGCCACCACGCAGACGCTTGATCAGGTGCGCGCGCAGATCACCGAGCAGTTGGCGATGGAGAAGGCGCAAAAGGCCGCCGACACGTTGGCCGATCAAGTGGCGAAGGAACTGAAGACGCCGCCCGATCTCGACAAGGTCGCCGCCGCGCACGGATGGAAGGTCGAGGAGACCGGGTTCTTTACGCGCGAAGAGCCGCTGCTCAGACTCGGCGGTTCGCCGCAGGTCTCGGCGGAGATCTTCCAGTTGGGCCCCGATGAAGTCAGCGGCCCGTTGCGAGTGGGCCGCGGCTACGCGTTTGCCGCAGTCTCGGGCCGCGAGGATCCGAAGATCCCCACGCTCGACATCGTGAAGGACAAGGTTCGCGACGACGTGATCAAGGAGAAGGCGGGCAGGCTGGCGTCGGAAAAGGCCGCCACGCTGGCGGCAACCCTCAAGACGGCGGCCGATTTCGTGGCAGCCGCCAAGAAGGCGGGGGTCGAGGCCAAGACGAGCGATCTCGTCGCGCGCGGCACGGCACTGCCGGATGTGGGCGTCAATGCGACAGTGGAGAAAGCTGCGTTCGCGCAGGCTGTCGGATCAGTCAGCGACCCGATTATGACGCTGGATGGCACCACGATTCTGAAGGTGGTCGAGCGGAAAGACGTGGCCCCCGGCGAAGCGGCAGGCGGGCGGGAATCGATCAGACAGGATCTGCTCAGCCAGCGGCGCAATCAGTTCTTCGGCGCCTACATGATGAAGGCGCGCCAGAAGATGAAGATCCAGATGAACCGCGAGGCCCTCGATCGGTCGACGGGCGGCTAA
- a CDS encoding Spy/CpxP family protein refolding chaperone produces the protein MVQRLKIVTVAAAIVLGAAWMGTAASAQTATTAQKPPAAAGQKPAAPAAQAQPVTPTPGPMAGAGRGPTGRGAGPMGQGMGQGMGPMGPRMDAMVQRLKARVRQFKQRRMRQGAMRMNQLMRRGGGQAFGPMGRGMGQGMMGHGAGPMGRGMGQGVGPMGRGMGPRGGGPLAGIMGRLDLTQAQKDQMKALGEQHQKDAAPIHERLQAARQKLREAMGAPVPDEAAVRAAGGALSAAQIDQFALQARHQAQIMKVLTPEQQQQVIQRRQQQRRGQPRLRL, from the coding sequence ATGGTCCAGAGATTGAAGATCGTGACAGTCGCCGCCGCCATTGTCCTCGGCGCGGCTTGGATGGGGACAGCCGCCAGCGCGCAGACGGCGACGACGGCCCAGAAACCACCTGCGGCAGCGGGTCAGAAACCAGCCGCGCCCGCCGCGCAGGCGCAGCCGGTCACGCCGACGCCAGGCCCGATGGCGGGAGCCGGCCGCGGGCCGACGGGCCGTGGTGCCGGACCGATGGGGCAGGGCATGGGCCAGGGCATGGGTCCGATGGGGCCGCGCATGGATGCGATGGTCCAGCGACTCAAGGCGAGGGTTCGACAGTTCAAGCAGCGCCGGATGCGCCAGGGCGCCATGCGAATGAACCAGCTCATGCGCCGCGGGGGAGGCCAGGCCTTCGGGCCGATGGGCCGTGGGATGGGCCAAGGGATGATGGGCCATGGCGCCGGGCCGATGGGCCGTGGGATGGGCCAGGGGGTTGGGCCGATGGGCCGTGGGATGGGACCGCGTGGCGGAGGGCCGCTGGCGGGCATCATGGGCCGGCTTGACCTGACGCAGGCGCAGAAGGATCAGATGAAGGCGCTGGGCGAGCAGCACCAGAAGGACGCGGCACCGATCCACGAGAGGCTCCAGGCGGCGCGGCAGAAACTGAGAGAGGCGATGGGCGCGCCGGTGCCTGACGAGGCCGCAGTGCGCGCGGCTGGAGGCGCCCTGTCGGCAGCGCAGATCGATCAGTTCGCGCTGCAGGCGCGGCACCAGGCCCAGATCATGAAGGTGCTGACACCCGAACAACAGCAGCAGGTGATTCAGAGGCGCCAGCAGCAGCGCCGGGGACAGCCCCGGTTGCGGCTATGA
- the sppA gene encoding signal peptide peptidase SppA — MAIRRGVGLVLTILILGITISVGGMLVLMMLVGREPAVASNSVLTLRVEGDLDEIAPDNLFGNFVSARRPTVRGLVDNLRKAKVDNRISSVIIRPGNLTSAYWAKLQEVRDAILDFRKSGKQAIGFLEYGGTREYYVATGCDRIFLSPPSPLDLSGLASYALFLRGTLDKVGATADYEHIGDYKTAPNQLTQKTFTPAHREMEESLNNDFFDQLVQAVAESRHKSVEVVKALIDEGPYLPENALHAGLVDVVAYEDQIEEKATLAKTKTVSRLEADAYSKVSLESVGLGKGPRIAVIYAIGLINSGRSGYDPMNGPVVGSDTIVEFIRKARKDSSIRAIVLRIDSPGGSSIASDVIWRELMLAGTGTRPLPVVASMSDLAASGGYYIAMAAPVIVAQPGTLTGSIGIYGGKIVTGGTYEKLGMNIEAISRGKNAEMNSPVRPFNESERQKLKEELQAFYDQFVEKVAQSRKMKPEAVDAIAQGRVWTGRQAKLLGLVDALGGLDRAIALAKDRAKIPPSQQVELVTYPPRRSLFDVLSESFGGGADERAEVAALLGFADRRAIGALTAPLRLFRRGEPLALMPMGYMQ; from the coding sequence GTGGCAATTCGTCGCGGCGTCGGCCTGGTTCTGACCATCCTGATCTTGGGCATCACCATCTCGGTGGGTGGCATGCTGGTGCTGATGATGCTGGTCGGCCGCGAGCCGGCCGTCGCCAGCAATTCGGTGCTCACGCTGCGCGTCGAGGGCGACCTCGACGAAATTGCTCCCGACAACCTGTTCGGGAATTTCGTCTCAGCCAGGCGCCCGACGGTGCGAGGCCTGGTGGACAATCTCCGCAAGGCCAAGGTCGACAACCGGATATCGAGCGTCATCATCAGACCGGGAAATCTGACGTCAGCCTACTGGGCCAAGCTGCAGGAAGTGCGCGACGCGATCCTGGACTTCAGGAAGTCCGGCAAGCAGGCCATAGGGTTTCTCGAGTACGGCGGGACGCGCGAGTACTACGTGGCGACGGGATGCGATCGCATCTTCCTCTCGCCGCCCAGCCCGCTCGATCTAAGCGGCCTCGCCAGCTATGCGCTGTTCCTGCGCGGGACGCTCGACAAGGTCGGCGCCACCGCCGACTACGAGCACATCGGTGACTACAAGACGGCGCCCAATCAACTCACGCAGAAGACGTTTACGCCGGCGCACCGCGAGATGGAAGAGTCGCTCAACAACGACTTCTTCGATCAGCTCGTGCAAGCCGTGGCCGAGAGCCGGCACAAGAGCGTCGAGGTCGTCAAGGCGCTCATCGACGAGGGGCCGTACCTGCCGGAGAATGCCCTCCACGCCGGCCTGGTCGACGTGGTGGCCTACGAGGACCAGATCGAGGAGAAGGCGACACTGGCAAAGACGAAGACCGTCTCGCGCCTCGAAGCCGACGCCTACAGCAAGGTGAGCCTGGAATCGGTCGGCCTGGGCAAGGGCCCCCGCATCGCGGTCATCTATGCGATTGGCCTCATCAATTCAGGCCGCAGCGGCTACGACCCGATGAACGGGCCGGTGGTCGGCTCCGACACGATCGTCGAATTCATCCGCAAGGCGCGCAAGGACAGTTCGATTCGCGCGATTGTGCTGCGGATCGACAGCCCCGGCGGCTCGTCGATCGCATCAGACGTCATCTGGCGGGAGCTGATGCTGGCTGGCACGGGAACCCGTCCCCTCCCGGTCGTCGCGTCGATGTCTGATCTCGCGGCGTCAGGCGGCTACTACATCGCCATGGCAGCGCCGGTCATCGTTGCGCAGCCAGGAACGCTCACCGGTTCGATCGGCATCTACGGCGGCAAGATCGTGACCGGCGGCACGTACGAAAAGCTAGGGATGAATATCGAGGCCATCAGCCGCGGCAAGAACGCCGAGATGAACTCGCCGGTCCGCCCGTTCAATGAATCGGAACGCCAGAAACTGAAGGAAGAGCTTCAGGCGTTCTACGACCAGTTCGTGGAGAAGGTCGCCCAGTCGCGCAAGATGAAGCCCGAAGCGGTGGACGCGATCGCACAGGGGCGGGTCTGGACCGGCCGGCAGGCGAAGCTCCTCGGTCTGGTGGATGCGCTCGGCGGACTCGACCGCGCGATTGCCCTGGCCAAGGACCGCGCGAAGATCCCGCCGTCTCAGCAGGTCGAACTGGTCACCTATCCGCCGCGCCGAAGCCTCTTCGATGTATTGAGCGAGTCGTTCGGCGGGGGAGCCGACGAGCGCGCGGAAGTGGCCGCGCTGCTGGGGTTCGCCGATCGGAGGGCGATCGGGGCATTGACGGCCCCTCTTCGCCTGTTCCGCCGCGGCGAGCCGCTTGCCCTGATGCCCATGGGGTACATGCAGTAG
- a CDS encoding PP2C family protein-serine/threonine phosphatase: MQTHAPGTPDDPRLWDQLKDDFRGFGDDVRSGGFWATIRRTFEDLESFYLSDEYRLRLQELSRFKRFFVRLWWLLKSLFLKLSPARRVMLIVALVFLVSGRMTFSTDDGRTGGGVDVPLLSGVLLLLLLMLELKDKLVARHELAAGRAVQRALMPEGNPTVPGWDVWLYTMPANDVGGDLVDHLEVEPGRHAMALADVAGKALPAALLMAKVQSTLRALATEASSLEDLASRVNTILCRDGLPNRFVTLVYLDVHANSGHVTLVNAGHMPPIVLSTAGFHDLPRGNIAMGLMPRATFEEQRVELQPGEMLVVYSDGLTDAMNASGEFYGDERLRALMPGLAALTSADAGARLLSSVSTFINNARPYDDISLVILKRTA; this comes from the coding sequence ATGCAGACTCACGCACCAGGCACGCCGGACGACCCCAGGCTCTGGGATCAGTTGAAGGATGATTTCCGGGGCTTTGGAGACGACGTCCGGAGCGGAGGATTCTGGGCGACGATCCGCCGCACGTTCGAGGATCTGGAGTCGTTCTATCTGTCTGATGAATACCGCCTGCGCCTGCAGGAGCTGTCGCGGTTCAAGCGGTTCTTCGTCCGGCTCTGGTGGCTGTTGAAGTCGTTGTTCCTCAAGCTGTCGCCGGCGCGGCGTGTGATGCTCATTGTTGCGCTCGTCTTTCTCGTGTCGGGCCGCATGACGTTTTCAACCGACGACGGCCGCACGGGAGGCGGCGTCGACGTTCCGCTGCTGAGCGGGGTCCTGCTGCTCCTGCTGCTCATGCTGGAGCTCAAAGACAAGCTGGTGGCCCGGCACGAACTGGCCGCGGGGCGTGCGGTCCAGCGGGCGCTGATGCCGGAAGGCAATCCGACCGTGCCGGGCTGGGACGTGTGGCTCTACACCATGCCCGCCAACGATGTCGGCGGCGACCTGGTCGATCACCTCGAGGTCGAGCCGGGACGGCATGCGATGGCCCTGGCCGACGTCGCCGGCAAGGCGCTGCCGGCCGCGCTGCTGATGGCCAAGGTGCAGTCCACGTTGCGCGCGCTGGCGACCGAGGCGAGTTCGCTCGAAGACCTGGCGTCACGGGTCAACACGATTCTCTGCCGGGACGGCCTGCCCAACCGGTTCGTGACGCTGGTGTATCTCGATGTGCACGCCAACAGCGGCCATGTCACGCTGGTCAACGCCGGGCACATGCCGCCCATCGTCTTGTCCACCGCGGGATTCCACGACCTGCCTCGCGGCAACATCGCGATGGGGCTGATGCCGAGGGCGACGTTCGAGGAACAGCGGGTTGAGTTGCAGCCGGGCGAGATGCTCGTCGTGTATTCGGACGGGTTGACCGACGCGATGAATGCCAGCGGCGAGTTCTACGGGGACGAGCGTCTGCGGGCGCTGATGCCTGGGCTTGCGGCGCTCACTTCGGCTGATGCCGGCGCGCGGCTGCTCTCATCGGTCAGCACGTTCATCAACAACGCGCGGCCGTACGACGACATTTCGCTGGTCATCCTCAAGCGCACCGCGTGA
- a CDS encoding nucleotidyltransferase family protein: protein MSPHLSIDREAVSAFCQRHHIARLALFGSVLRDDFGADSDVDVLVEFLPGHVPGLRFVTIEREFSELLNGRRIDMVTPKFLSPRIRDKVLSAAEPLYVAA, encoded by the coding sequence ATGAGTCCACACCTGTCGATCGATCGGGAGGCGGTATCGGCGTTCTGCCAGCGGCACCACATCGCCCGCCTGGCGCTGTTCGGTTCTGTGCTAAGGGACGACTTCGGGGCTGACAGCGACGTGGACGTCCTCGTCGAGTTCCTGCCCGGCCATGTTCCTGGCCTGCGCTTCGTCACGATCGAGCGAGAGTTCTCTGAACTCCTGAATGGTCGACGCATCGACATGGTGACCCCGAAGTTCCTGAGCCCGCGAATCCGAGACAAGGTCCTGAGCGCCGCAGAACCGTTGTACGTCGCCGCGTGA
- a CDS encoding M55 family metallopeptidase: MTIKPVVLTTLLAVGLTALCVSVLLAQGTVRPVTKLFISVDMEGITGVVQPAQLGPTGFEYPQAREWATGEVNAAITAARSAGVKEFVVCDSHGNAQNLLIDKLPEDVRIVRGFPRPLEMMQGIDGSFGGVLLIGYHASEWNVDAVRSHTISSMKLLGIKLNGTFVMEAVFNAAIAGHFGVPVLFVSGDRIAVAELQKTLPQVEGVVVKEPFGFHSAMTVTPARGRQLIGEGVTRALLKASQARPYTLKTPIDLEVGFKFTPDAERAAYIPGLSRVDAHFVRGTFADMPTITKLIQVLTALEPIQ; encoded by the coding sequence ATGACCATTAAACCCGTGGTGCTGACCACGTTGCTCGCGGTCGGACTGACGGCGCTCTGCGTGTCAGTCCTGCTGGCGCAAGGGACCGTGCGCCCTGTCACGAAACTGTTCATCTCAGTCGATATGGAGGGGATCACCGGCGTGGTGCAGCCGGCTCAGCTTGGCCCGACCGGCTTCGAGTACCCGCAGGCTCGCGAGTGGGCCACCGGCGAGGTGAACGCCGCCATCACGGCCGCACGGTCGGCTGGCGTGAAGGAGTTCGTCGTCTGTGACTCGCACGGGAACGCCCAGAACCTGCTGATCGACAAGTTGCCCGAGGACGTGCGGATCGTGCGCGGCTTTCCGCGCCCCCTTGAGATGATGCAGGGGATCGATGGGTCGTTCGGTGGGGTCCTCCTGATCGGTTATCACGCCTCCGAGTGGAATGTCGATGCCGTGCGCAGCCATACCATCTCCAGCATGAAACTGCTGGGGATCAAGCTGAACGGGACATTCGTGATGGAGGCCGTGTTCAATGCGGCCATTGCCGGCCACTTCGGCGTGCCCGTGCTCTTTGTCTCGGGCGATCGGATTGCCGTCGCAGAATTACAGAAGACGCTGCCGCAGGTCGAAGGGGTGGTCGTCAAGGAGCCGTTTGGGTTTCACTCGGCCATGACGGTCACGCCGGCCCGGGGTCGCCAGTTGATCGGAGAGGGTGTCACGCGCGCGCTGCTCAAGGCAAGCCAGGCGCGGCCGTACACGCTGAAGACGCCCATCGATCTCGAGGTCGGCTTCAAGTTCACACCTGACGCCGAGCGGGCGGCTTACATTCCCGGTCTGTCGCGCGTCGACGCGCATTTCGTCAGAGGCACATTCGCCGACATGCCGACCATCACGAAACTGATCCAGGTGCTGACCGCTCTCGAGCCGATCCAGTAG
- a CDS encoding N-acetylmuramoyl-L-alanine amidase: MRQSTNARRAVMAVCATLVMTAGALRAERPAQQAGSASVELTVMGPKEAHSSTTREFVNVIGRTSRDAVVQVAGVDAAVFPTGIFVRDRVPLVMGRNTIRIEARLPGGAAAVREIEVERAAPPQPEVPPTDQLFIDAKSIQPQAALRVMPGEPIELSLRATPGMVVDARLPKGPWLRLAEATDPATGRPTGTYVGYAAFTEREDTSAAPVQVRVKAAAGTKVNGRRSLDAASVGTVGVWNPDRVRLVVVGTEGADLTWGVHEVRLGGPNLAELSGGTVLRITGQRGDAYRVRLASDTEGWVATRSVVPAPAAAQMPYLFFTSLSVSGDAAGDTVVIPYTSPVPYAVRSTEGPDGRAAIDVDFYGAHNAATWITQRATASLVRDAVVEQPAAGHLRVRITLNDGRLWGYKVEQTRGALRLTIRRPPTLSATALSPLHGLTIALEPGHGGPSNVGARGQTGSLEKDINRLTVEALKAELERVGARVVVVRPGDENPNLAERARRATESDAHLFISMHANSADTSSGYLRISGTSTYFKYAFCRDLSTAIHHRLLGETGLGDFGNVGAFNYTPIRLITWMPSMLVEQAFMSNPADESLMLDPAFRAKTALAVRLGIEDFLSGR, encoded by the coding sequence ATGAGGCAGTCCACGAATGCGAGACGGGCGGTGATGGCCGTGTGCGCCACGCTGGTGATGACGGCAGGAGCACTCCGTGCCGAGCGCCCGGCGCAACAGGCCGGGTCCGCCTCGGTCGAGTTGACCGTGATGGGCCCCAAGGAGGCTCACTCGTCGACCACACGCGAGTTCGTCAACGTCATCGGACGCACGTCTCGCGACGCCGTCGTGCAGGTGGCGGGCGTGGACGCTGCCGTGTTTCCGACTGGCATCTTCGTCCGCGATCGCGTGCCCCTCGTGATGGGCAGGAACACGATCCGCATCGAGGCGCGTCTTCCGGGCGGCGCGGCCGCGGTCCGCGAGATCGAAGTCGAGCGCGCGGCACCTCCACAGCCTGAGGTGCCGCCGACCGACCAATTGTTCATCGACGCGAAGAGCATTCAGCCGCAGGCAGCGCTCCGGGTGATGCCCGGCGAGCCGATTGAGCTGTCGCTGCGCGCCACCCCCGGCATGGTGGTGGACGCGCGCCTGCCGAAGGGCCCGTGGCTGCGATTGGCGGAGGCGACCGATCCGGCCACCGGCCGACCGACCGGCACGTACGTCGGCTACGCCGCGTTTACGGAACGGGAGGACACGTCTGCGGCGCCCGTGCAGGTGCGCGTGAAGGCGGCGGCCGGCACGAAGGTCAACGGCAGGCGCAGCCTCGACGCCGCATCAGTCGGCACGGTCGGCGTATGGAATCCGGATCGTGTGCGACTGGTCGTTGTTGGGACAGAGGGTGCCGACCTCACGTGGGGTGTGCACGAAGTGCGCCTCGGAGGGCCGAACCTGGCTGAACTGAGCGGCGGCACCGTGCTGCGCATCACCGGGCAGCGCGGTGATGCCTACCGCGTGCGGCTGGCGTCCGATACGGAGGGCTGGGTCGCCACGCGCTCGGTGGTTCCGGCGCCGGCAGCCGCGCAGATGCCCTACCTGTTCTTTACGTCGCTCAGCGTGTCGGGTGACGCAGCCGGCGACACGGTGGTCATTCCCTACACCTCGCCGGTACCGTACGCCGTGCGGTCGACGGAAGGCCCCGACGGACGGGCAGCGATCGACGTAGATTTCTATGGTGCGCACAACGCGGCGACCTGGATCACGCAGCGCGCCACGGCGTCGCTCGTCCGGGATGCGGTGGTCGAGCAGCCCGCCGCCGGACATCTTCGCGTGCGCATCACGCTCAACGACGGCCGCTTGTGGGGCTATAAGGTCGAGCAGACGCGGGGCGCCCTGCGTCTCACCATTCGCAGGCCGCCGACGCTCTCTGCAACGGCGTTGTCACCGCTGCACGGCTTGACGATTGCGCTCGAGCCCGGGCACGGCGGCCCATCCAATGTGGGCGCGCGCGGCCAGACGGGCTCGCTCGAGAAGGACATCAACCGCTTGACGGTCGAGGCGCTCAAGGCCGAGCTCGAGCGGGTCGGCGCCCGCGTGGTCGTCGTCCGGCCCGGCGACGAGAATCCGAATCTCGCCGAACGGGCGCGCCGTGCCACCGAGTCTGACGCGCATCTCTTCATCAGCATGCACGCCAATTCCGCCGACACCTCAAGCGGCTACCTGCGCATCAGCGGCACGAGCACGTATTTCAAGTACGCGTTCTGCCGGGATCTCTCGACCGCGATCCACCATCGGCTGCTGGGGGAAACCGGCCTCGGGGACTTCGGCAATGTGGGGGCGTTCAACTACACGCCCATCCGCCTGATCACCTGGATGCCGTCGATGTTGGTCGAGCAGGCCTTCATGTCGAATCCGGCCGACGAGAGTCTGATGCTGGATCCGGCGTTCCGCGCAAAGACCGCGCTGGCGGTCAGGCTCGGGATCGAGGATTTTCTCTCCGGACGGTAA
- a CDS encoding nucleotidyltransferase has product MSSLQDVFASINRLLEAGVIEAYAVGGATAVLFYAEPARTYDVDVFVIVRGAGQHELAPLAGIYDWARAQGYRTEAEHVLIDGVPVQFLPAYTALVEESIREARPLTYGSEPVRVVGPEHLVALALQAGGARRRERAYQLLESGDVDRARLLELLTRHGLPTEILDGA; this is encoded by the coding sequence ATGAGCTCCCTCCAGGACGTCTTCGCCTCAATCAACCGGCTGCTGGAGGCCGGTGTGATCGAAGCCTACGCCGTGGGTGGCGCAACGGCCGTGCTGTTCTACGCGGAGCCGGCGCGGACCTACGACGTTGACGTATTCGTGATTGTTCGAGGGGCAGGCCAACATGAACTGGCCCCGCTCGCCGGGATCTATGATTGGGCACGCGCCCAGGGATACAGGACAGAGGCCGAACACGTCCTCATCGACGGCGTACCGGTCCAGTTCTTGCCGGCGTACACTGCGTTGGTCGAGGAGTCAATACGCGAAGCGCGCCCCCTGACCTACGGCAGCGAGCCGGTTCGTGTCGTTGGTCCGGAACACTTGGTGGCGTTGGCACTGCAGGCCGGCGGCGCCAGGCGCCGCGAACGCGCGTATCAGTTGCTGGAATCAGGGGACGTCGATCGCGCGCGCCTGCTCGAACTCCTCACGCGTCACGGGCTTCCAACGGAGATCCTCGATGGCGCATGA